A window of Psychroflexus sp. ALD_RP9 contains these coding sequences:
- a CDS encoding response regulator: MKKIIIVEDDDIQVFILKKYLSNLNQNTIKVEFFENGLEAINHIKAHLNTPELLPDKIILDINMPLLNGWQFLTEFHTLEISKDICINILTSSENPSDIEQAKYYNLQDHYHLKPINFEEFKILMMD, encoded by the coding sequence ATGAAAAAAATAATAATTGTAGAGGATGACGATATCCAGGTTTTTATTTTAAAAAAATACCTATCAAATCTTAACCAAAACACGATCAAGGTTGAATTTTTTGAAAATGGACTCGAAGCAATTAACCATATTAAGGCGCATTTAAATACACCTGAGTTACTCCCTGATAAAATTATACTTGACATCAATATGCCGTTATTGAATGGCTGGCAATTTTTAACTGAATTTCATACTTTAGAAATTTCAAAAGATATCTGTATCAATATTTTAACAAGTTCAGAAAACCCCTCAGATATAGAGCAGGCTAAATACTATAACTTACAAGACCATTATCACTTAAAACCAATTAATTTTGAGGAGTTTAAAATATTGATGATGGACTAA
- a CDS encoding PAS domain-containing sensor histidine kinase has translation MSPTKIIANYELLLQCNRQALIGFWSVNLRDEDIFWSDTTRLIHEVEAHFIPDLEAGINFFVEEDRPVINEVFHDCYNNQKPYDVSLRIKTAKGNLKHVRAIGQPLFYNDEIVGVHGTFQDISEQIKKENQFKEALLIASEQNYKLKSFNHIISHNLKSTAGNISSLLTLMKMDIPEIEEHELFDKLVKSSNQLTNTLKELNDLLIEDAKIKENKVSLNLYHLTNDCFEELEFLAQTNQVVLYNQLPKDLTIISNVSFVKSIFYNLINNAIKYRDDRKAESKLEISLLNENKHEVNLSFKDNGMGIDLEKHRDRIFNAYTSFHTNKNIESRGLGLFMVKNQVETLQGRIFIESDVNKGTHFKVRIPKA, from the coding sequence ATGTCCCCAACAAAAATAATTGCAAATTATGAGTTGCTTTTACAATGTAATCGTCAAGCTCTGATTGGGTTTTGGTCTGTTAACTTAAGAGACGAAGACATATTTTGGAGTGATACAACCCGGCTGATTCACGAGGTTGAAGCGCATTTTATACCTGATTTAGAGGCTGGAATTAATTTTTTCGTAGAAGAAGATCGTCCGGTTATTAATGAAGTGTTTCATGATTGTTACAACAACCAAAAACCTTATGATGTTTCCTTAAGGATTAAAACAGCCAAAGGCAATTTAAAACACGTCAGAGCCATAGGCCAACCTTTATTTTATAATGATGAAATCGTTGGTGTTCATGGTACTTTTCAGGATATCTCAGAGCAGATTAAAAAAGAAAATCAATTTAAAGAAGCTTTACTTATTGCGAGCGAGCAAAACTATAAACTTAAAAGCTTTAACCACATTATTTCTCACAACTTAAAATCTACAGCTGGGAATATTTCAAGCCTATTGACACTCATGAAAATGGACATTCCTGAAATTGAAGAACACGAGCTTTTTGATAAGCTGGTTAAATCTTCAAATCAGCTGACCAATACACTTAAAGAACTTAATGATTTATTGATTGAAGATGCAAAAATTAAGGAAAATAAAGTAAGTCTTAACCTTTATCATCTCACCAATGATTGCTTTGAGGAATTAGAATTTTTAGCTCAAACAAATCAAGTTGTCTTGTACAACCAATTACCTAAAGACCTTACCATTATATCTAATGTCTCATTTGTAAAGAGCATCTTTTATAATCTAATTAATAATGCAATTAAATATAGAGATGACCGCAAGGCAGAATCTAAACTTGAAATTAGCTTACTTAATGAAAATAAACATGAAGTCAATCTTTCATTTAAAGATAATGGTATGGGCATTGATTTAGAAAAACATAGAGACCGTATTTTTAATGCCTACACCAGCTTTCATACCAACAAAAATATTGAATCTAGAGGTTTGGGTTTGTTTATGGTTAAAAACCAAGTTGAAACCCTACAAGGTCGAATTTTTATTGAAAGTGATGTGAATAAAGGCACGCATTTTAAAGTTAGAATACCCAAGGCATAA
- a CDS encoding alpha/beta fold hydrolase, translating to MKNLILLLISFVFTYSIYAKNESQPISVEVTGNGQPILLIPGFTVPGGIWNPLVKQLEKNYECHVVTLAGFGGKEPIEFPWLPKVNKSLKNYILKNNLQNTTIIGHSLGGTLATWLAAQKDLKLSKIILIDALPASGALMIPDFNPENLRYKSPYNNQLLAMDDVAFEQTAIAMSKTMSLKATAQEKIKNWILESDRKTYVYGYTDYLKLDLRESLKNISIPVTIIAASQPYGKEMVKQTYKSQYANLKDYNFIMAEKSAHFIMLDQPEWFFKQIKTILSSK from the coding sequence ATGAAAAATTTAATTTTATTATTAATCTCATTTGTATTTACTTATTCAATTTACGCAAAAAATGAAAGTCAACCTATCAGTGTAGAAGTTACAGGAAATGGACAACCTATTTTATTAATTCCTGGATTTACAGTTCCTGGAGGTATTTGGAATCCACTAGTAAAGCAACTTGAAAAAAATTACGAATGCCATGTGGTCACTTTAGCTGGTTTTGGCGGAAAAGAACCCATAGAATTCCCTTGGTTACCTAAAGTCAATAAGTCTCTAAAAAACTATATCTTAAAAAACAACTTGCAAAACACTACCATAATTGGACACAGTTTGGGCGGAACCTTGGCCACTTGGCTTGCTGCACAAAAGGACTTAAAACTTTCTAAAATCATACTAATTGATGCGCTTCCTGCTTCTGGTGCATTAATGATTCCTGATTTTAATCCCGAAAACTTGAGGTATAAAAGTCCATATAACAATCAACTACTGGCAATGGATGATGTAGCCTTTGAGCAAACTGCCATAGCCATGTCTAAAACAATGAGCCTTAAAGCCACAGCTCAAGAAAAAATCAAGAACTGGATACTAGAATCTGACCGAAAAACATATGTTTATGGCTATACAGATTACCTTAAGTTAGATCTTAGAGAAAGTTTAAAAAACATTTCGATTCCTGTTACTATAATCGCAGCATCACAACCCTATGGTAAGGAAATGGTTAAGCAAACTTATAAAAGTCAGTATGCCAATTTAAAAGATTACAATTTTATTATGGCAGAAAAAAGTGCCCATTTTATAATGCTAGACCAACCTGAATGGTTTTTTAAACAAATTAAAACGATATTATCATCTAAATAA